A window from uncultured Desulfobacter sp. encodes these proteins:
- a CDS encoding TonB-dependent receptor, with the protein MKNRTLYKELCRHTGLIVYLVNMMIIAILISVLPAWAEEDKAGTQIGDIIVTATKMSTEVDKIPTNITVITHEEIEKYPGHYNALTVLQEANIPGLYFPANGSGGGNAEVGISTRGNEISPWGTKVMINGVEFNRGNGYVRAGRLAIHDIERIEVTKTPSAEYGDNALGGVINIITRKAKDPVEAKAGLTFTSLGGGNGYSVLNGTQGYWNYYLDASMVREDSYQDDGYYDGNNVYGKVGYALNDGAQLTFHGSYKDSKGIYTTGLTREQFEQDPSQNPNNGPDKYYETEESLGALVYHQQLGLHELMGKMELQTSNYQMYWSGYNDVEAWQAHPEVNMTFNHDLGNMANKLVAGTEYRYHDIDVKRYTATSFSDVGALNKSFSRKDISYAGYLQDELRITDALTVTAGIRYDYFDLEQTANTANSTAWAQKKGDFSPKFGFTYQLCDQANLFAGFNSGIKSPVRLAQWYTNGELDPENLRSYEVGLRGNISNGVDYNLALFWQEVTDKFVRQSADPDAQYENAGQTSSKGMELGVNAKFRNGLYASTSFTYQDSKFDEFISQGVDYSGKKMVGVPDIMFSFKLGYSQKMFGDISISPVYTGKRYFNYANTNEDDAFWVLNARYAKTLGRVELYVAANNLFDESAVGSGSGDPGNEILYPITGFSTIAGFNVTL; encoded by the coding sequence ATGAAGAACCGTACCCTATATAAAGAATTGTGCCGTCATACCGGTTTAATAGTTTACCTTGTCAATATGATGATCATAGCCATCCTGATTTCCGTGCTGCCGGCATGGGCAGAAGAAGACAAGGCAGGTACACAGATTGGTGACATCATCGTTACAGCCACCAAGATGTCCACCGAAGTGGATAAAATTCCCACCAACATCACCGTCATCACCCATGAAGAGATTGAAAAGTATCCGGGCCATTACAATGCGCTGACCGTGCTGCAGGAGGCTAACATACCCGGGCTCTATTTCCCCGCAAACGGCAGTGGCGGCGGCAATGCCGAAGTGGGCATCAGCACCCGGGGCAATGAAATTTCGCCGTGGGGAACAAAGGTGATGATCAACGGCGTGGAGTTTAACCGGGGAAACGGATATGTAAGGGCCGGTAGACTGGCGATACATGATATCGAGCGCATTGAAGTGACCAAAACCCCGTCAGCCGAGTACGGGGATAATGCCCTGGGCGGGGTTATCAACATCATCACACGCAAGGCAAAAGATCCCGTGGAAGCCAAGGCGGGTTTAACCTTCACCAGTTTGGGCGGCGGCAATGGGTATAGTGTCCTTAACGGCACCCAGGGATATTGGAATTATTACCTGGACGCATCTATGGTTCGCGAAGATTCCTATCAGGATGACGGATATTATGATGGCAACAATGTATACGGCAAAGTGGGCTATGCGCTGAATGATGGTGCGCAATTAACCTTCCATGGGTCTTACAAGGATTCAAAGGGAATTTACACCACCGGACTGACCCGGGAACAGTTCGAACAGGACCCGTCCCAGAATCCAAATAACGGCCCTGACAAATACTATGAAACCGAAGAATCACTGGGGGCACTTGTATATCACCAGCAACTGGGGCTCCATGAATTGATGGGTAAAATGGAGTTGCAGACGTCAAATTACCAAATGTACTGGAGTGGGTATAATGACGTGGAAGCATGGCAGGCGCATCCGGAAGTGAACATGACCTTCAATCATGACCTTGGGAATATGGCCAACAAACTTGTCGCCGGTACAGAGTATCGTTACCATGATATTGATGTAAAAAGATACACGGCAACCAGCTTTTCAGATGTGGGCGCACTCAATAAGTCCTTTTCACGCAAAGACATCAGTTATGCAGGCTATCTGCAGGATGAGCTGCGCATCACCGACGCACTCACGGTGACTGCGGGGATTCGTTACGATTATTTTGATCTGGAGCAAACTGCGAATACGGCCAACAGCACCGCCTGGGCGCAAAAAAAGGGGGACTTCAGCCCCAAATTCGGTTTTACCTATCAACTGTGTGACCAGGCAAACCTGTTTGCCGGGTTCAACAGCGGTATCAAAAGCCCGGTCAGGCTTGCGCAATGGTATACCAACGGGGAATTGGATCCGGAAAACCTGCGTTCCTATGAAGTGGGCCTGCGGGGCAATATTTCAAATGGGGTGGATTATAACCTGGCCCTTTTTTGGCAAGAGGTCACCGATAAGTTTGTCAGACAAAGCGCTGACCCGGATGCACAGTATGAAAATGCCGGGCAGACCAGCTCAAAAGGGATGGAGCTGGGTGTTAATGCAAAATTTCGGAACGGCTTATATGCATCAACCAGTTTTACCTACCAAGACTCAAAATTCGATGAATTTATCAGTCAGGGCGTTGATTATTCGGGCAAAAAGATGGTTGGTGTACCGGATATTATGTTTTCCTTCAAACTGGGTTATTCCCAAAAAATGTTCGGAGATATTTCAATAAGTCCTGTGTATACCGGTAAACGCTATTTTAACTATGCCAACACCAATGAAGATGATGCCTTTTGGGTCTTGAATGCCAGGTATGCCAAAACCCTTGGCCGGGTTGAACTGTATGTTGCGGCCAACAATCTGTTTGATGAAAGCGCCGTGGGCAGCGGCAGTGGCGACCCGGGCAATGAAATCCTCTATCCGATTACGGGATTCAGCACCATAGCCGGGTTCAATGTGACGTTATAG
- a CDS encoding Slp family lipoprotein — MNRLNIVIICLIVSVLATGCATIISEELSRQVDYSVSFETVFDNPEAVKGTIVLFGGEIVSTKNLKEGALVEVVQKPLDTGKKPKHVDDSGGRFLALYDGFLDGEIYAKGRAVTVCGVVQGSRVSRLDEIEYNYPLIAVKEIHLWKQPPPPEKTFYHSPHRIWPYWY; from the coding sequence ATGAACCGTTTAAATATCGTCATAATCTGTTTAATCGTATCGGTCTTGGCAACAGGCTGTGCCACGATTATTTCAGAAGAATTGTCCCGGCAAGTCGATTATTCCGTCTCCTTTGAAACAGTATTTGACAATCCCGAGGCGGTTAAAGGGACTATTGTTCTTTTTGGCGGTGAAATTGTTTCCACCAAAAATCTTAAGGAGGGGGCACTTGTAGAGGTGGTTCAAAAACCTTTGGATACCGGGAAAAAACCCAAGCATGTTGATGATTCCGGCGGTCGATTCCTGGCGCTCTACGACGGTTTTCTGGACGGGGAAATATACGCAAAGGGCCGGGCCGTTACCGTGTGCGGTGTCGTTCAGGGCAGCCGGGTCAGCCGTCTGGATGAAATCGAGTACAATTATCCGCTTATTGCAGTAAAGGAAATTCATCTCTGGAAGCAACCTCCGCCCCCGGAAAAAACATTCTATCATTCACCGCATCGCATATGGCCGTACTGGTACTGA